Proteins co-encoded in one Arachis hypogaea cultivar Tifrunner chromosome 13, arahy.Tifrunner.gnm2.J5K5, whole genome shotgun sequence genomic window:
- the LOC112735381 gene encoding protein FAR1-RELATED SEQUENCE 5-like, which yields MRIKRKDGSRKWYVSRFVEEHNHELAYGKLVDYLRSHRKISEVEVAQLTSMREIGISIPKIYESFAAQLRGFNLLTFTKQDIYNEVRKQRGLQGGDEDYLLFGDVLAFDATYDRNKYNLPVVVFSGVNHHNQTCVFGTAMVSCESPESYIWVLEQFLECMQGKAPQSVITDGDSAMRIAIQSIFSDAHHRCESLHAKLGRFVESRYGILEFVTNFQRCVDFLRDNEDELEFCAWYGTPVLQTEFVELEKSAWTKFTREMFARFRESLKRCVCVRICEINKTLHPHVYTLQKYRRPEMTWQIYREPTSNIFSCTCIRMESFGIPCVHIVAVCVRLDLAEIPQSLVLRKWSKTAKMEIKNEIVDHHTADQSVTYRIRLGAFSQLCKRLWRVACMSDDDFKVYSKKVLSNAVFLEIKYGLRPPSNIPTPAIDNVVKDPIRVRTKGTGRCSQDGGSAAKTKRKCSTCGKLGHQRTRCPNGDTPAATTNETATAGGHKRKQSKVIL from the exons ATGAGGATTAAGAGGAAAGATGGAAGCAGGAAGTGGTACGTGTCGCGTTTTGTCGAGGAGCATAATCACGAACTGGCGTATGGGAAGCTTGTGGATTATTTACGGTCACACAGGAAGATTTCTGAGGTAGAAGTTGCTCAGCTAACAAGCATGAGGGAGATTGGGATTAGCATTCCGAAGATATATGAGTCATTTGCAGCACAACTAAGGGGTTTTAACCTGCTTACATTTACGAAGCAAGATATCTATAACGAGGTGCGGAAGCAGAGAGGGCTCCAAGGTGGAGAC GAAGATTATTTGTTGTTCGGCGACGTCCTAGCATTCGATGCAACGTACGACCGTAACAAGTATAACCTTCCCGTTGTTGTCTTCTCCGGAGTAAACCACCACAACCAGACATGCGTTTTTGGTACAGCTATGGTTTCCTGTGAGTCACCTGAGTCTTACATTTGGGTTCTTGAGCAGTTTTTGGAATGCATGCAAGGAAAGGCACCACAGTCTGTTATCACCGATGGGGACTCAGCCATGAGGATAGCGATTCAGTCCATTTTTTCTGATGCGCATCATAG GTGCGAGTCACTACACGCCAAGCTCGGTCGGTTTGTTGAGAGTCGATACGGTATTCTGGAATTTGTTACCAATTTCCAGAGGTGTGTCGATTTTCTTCGTGACAACGAGGATGAGCTGGAATTTTGCGCTTGGTATGGTACACCTGTATTACAGACGGAGTTTGTTGAGTTGGAAAAGTCGGCGTGGACGAAGTTCACTCGCGAAATGTTTGCTAGATTTAGGGAAAGCTTGAAACGGTGCGTATGTGTTAGAATATGCGAAATCAATAAGACATTGCACCCGCATGTGTATACTCTACAAAAGTATCGGAGGCCTGAGATGACTTGGCAAATTTATAGGGAGCCTACTTCTAATATCTTTAGTTGCACGTGCATACGAATGGAGTCGTTCGGAATTCCATGTGTGCACATCGTGGCTGTGTGTGTCAGGCTTGATTTAGCGGAAATTCCTCAAAGCCTAGTTCTGCGCAAGTGGTCCAAGACAGCTAAAATGGAGATAAAAAATGAAATAGTTGACCACCACACTGCTGATCAAAGCGTGACGTATAGAATAAGGTTGGGTGCGTTCTCGCAGCTATGCAAGCGGTTATGGAGGGTGGCTTGCATGAGCGATGATGACTTCAAGGTTTACTCGAAGAAGGTTTTATCCAATGCTGTTTTCCTTGAAATCAAGTATGGTCTTCGACCACCAAGCAATATTCCCACACCGGCAATAGATAATGTAGTGAAAGACCCAATTCGTGTTAGAACAAAAGGCACAGGTCGGTGCAGTCAAGATGGGGGTTCTGCTGCGAAGACCAAAAGAAAGTGCAGTACGTGTGGGAAGCTCGGGCACCAGAGGACACGCTGTCCTAACGGAGATACGCCAGCTGCAACAACAAATGAGACAGCCACTGCTGGGGGGCATAAACGCAAGCAATCAaaggttattttataa
- the LOC112733255 gene encoding protein HEAT INTOLERANT 4, whose translation MKKGTKRKATQNQPKSSQENKKPRAKRAKPQSEPEYFEDKRNLEDLWIETFPVGTEWDQLDSVYQFKWDFSNLENAFEEGGVLYEKKVYLFGCTEPQLVMFKGESKVVCIPVVVAVVSPFPPSDKIGINSVQREAEEIIPMKQMKMDWVPYIPLENRDSQVDRLKSQIFILRCTQRRSALKHLKLDRLKKFEYCLPYFYQPFKEDELEQSTEVQIIYPAEPKPVFCEFDWELDELEEFTDKLIQEEELSEDQKDAFKEFVREKVREARRANREAREARRKAIEEMSEETKAAFEQMRFYKFYPVTSPDAPDVSNVKSPFINRYYGKAHEVL comes from the exons ATGAAGAAAGGAACGAAGAGAAAGGCTACTCAGAACCAACCAAAATCTTCTCAAGAGAACAAGAAGCCACGAGCTAAGCGTGCCAAGCCTCAGTCCGAACCGGAGTACTTCGAAGATAAGCGCAACTTG GAAGACTTGTGGATAGAAACATTTCCCGTTGGAACAGAG TGGGACCAGTTGGATTCTGTCTATCAATTCAAGTGGGATTTCTCTAATCTCGAA AATGCATTTGAAGAGGGTGGTGTTTTATATGAGAAAAAGGTTTATCTCTTTGGTTGTACTGAGC CTCAACTGGTCATGTTTAAAGGTGAAAGCAAAGTTGTCTGCATACCTGTTGTTGTAGCT GTTGTATCACCTTTTCCACCATCTGATAAAATTGGGATTAACTCAGTTCAGAGGGAGGCTGAAGAAATAATTCCCATGAAACAAATGAAAATGGACTGGGTTCCATATATTCCCTTAGAAAACAG AGATAGCCAAGTTGATAGACTAAAGTCTCAAATATTTATCCTAAGATGCACTCAAAGAAG GTCTGCTTTAAAACACTTGAAGTTGGATAGATTAAAGAAATTTGAGTACTGCTTGCCAT ATTTCTACCAACCATTTAAGGAAGATGAACTTGAACAGAGCACTGAGGTTCAAATAATATATCCAGCTGAGCCAAAGCCG GTCTTTTGTGAGTTTGACTGGGAACTTGATGAGCTTGAG GAGTTTACTGATAAGCTCATACAGGAGGAGGAGTTGTCAGAAGACCAAAAAGATGCATTCAAG GAGTTTGTCAGGGAAAAAGTTCGCGAAGCAAGGAGAGCTAATAGAGAG GCAAGAGAAGCTCGGAGAAAAGCCATTGAAGAAATGAGCGAGGAAACTAAAGCTGCATTTGAGCAAATGAGATTCTACAAGTTCTACCCTGTTACATCGCCAGATGCACCTGATGTATCAAATGTCAAG TCTCCATTCATAAACAGGTATTACGGAAAGGCTCATGAGGTTCTGTGA